Proteins co-encoded in one Scylla paramamosain isolate STU-SP2022 chromosome 43, ASM3559412v1, whole genome shotgun sequence genomic window:
- the LOC135093436 gene encoding hornerin-like, producing the protein MGHLCFVLLVLFISSPVVHDFDIYGDANVSLGRIRRQILQQEPHMQPILNPPIPTSIGHYLGADQAVDSCVRDEVLVKGGCHRLLTQGPCARDEYVLMDPGDLKGYCAPRLCAPDRIFVFSDQQCHDPKNTALCPPGRHLYQTAYGTPVCQCPDGTYEGDDDLDDDVCDPILGRTLSCPPNQVLWFRNFKMPPECLPDPCGGENLNRGPNDLPFIPSATDGKCYQLGQRPAVCPAKTWYSLALETLRGVCSDIEDAGYQVFDQETLAFLTEMYSAPIARETTAPISPGQSPPAGQGGIGGQGQVFSGQGAIAGQGQVFSGQGAIAGQGTTTLLGQGQGGAGFRGQSAVPGQQFRGQTGATGQGFTTNLGQPGTTTGQMFTGSSGGQGFRGQPGTTTGQTFTGSSGSSGQGFMGQPGTSTGQTFTSSSGSSGQGGSTGSSGQTFTGQTGASGQGFTTNFGQVGSTGQGFRGQDGTTTQGQTGGTFQGFPGSTQGFSPQFTGQGFTGQGFTGQGFTGQTFPGQTFPGQTFSGQTFPGQMFTGQAFPGQQFASHQFVGQGTFGQRGTNTSLQSPRGFTGQAGTTPSQMTTTTIGQTPSVTYDPSRTTSTSTTTVRGQTTTTVFGQSGTTTAGPPGAPRGGSHRGHPPYITSRSRNQQASPSPSPPSSTVTQLQPVSQHAPGTTTFQGFSHQHPMVHSHSSFHNPHMGHASPVLSPRMPMGHHMINQHGALIPGQPIFLSNEQQSLEMFGGPGAMRTQLGRSISSHPGFSANPMTQGDLSVVMGQLLAQRSGLSGASDLSFLQTPRSHPHHGFFNGVKTLMAGVLETPSFQQHQQQQQQQQQAPQQTQTHHRGKRSPLPHATPGNVFETRLVGCRAGAQRDINAKCRNTILPSEPPAKRSLRAVPPVPPRPGCPSGQAYDRRRRCAPINDAVNSINAFNLGK; encoded by the exons ATGGGTCacctttgttttgttcttctcgtcctcttcatcTCGTCTCCTGTAGTTCACGATTTTGATATCTACGGTGATGctaat gtCTCCCTCGGCAGGATAAGAAGGCAAATCCTACAGCAGGAACCCCACATGCAGCCCATCCTTAACCCTCCCATCCCCACGTCTATAGGACACTATCTGG gggcTGACCAAGCGGTGGATAGCTGCGTGCGGGACGAGGTGCTGGTGAAGGGGGGATGCCATCGCCTCCTCACCCAGGGCCCGTGCGCGAGGGACGAGTACGTGTTGATGGACCCGGGAGATTTAAAGGGGTACTGTGCTCCCCGCCTCTGTGCTCCTGACAGGATCTTCGTGTTTAGTGACCAGCAGTGCCATGACCCCAAGAACACTGCCCTGTGTCCGC cgggGCGCCACCTGTACCAGACGGCTTACGGTACACCGGTTTGCCAGTGTCCCGACGGTACATATGAGGGAGATGATGAccttgatgatgatgtgtgtgacCCGATCCTCGGCAGAACACTCTCCTGCCCCCCCAaccag GTGTTGTGGTTCAGGAATTTTAAGATGCCACCGGAGTGCTTGCCAGACCCTTGTGGCGGAGAAAACCTGAACAGAGGACCCAATGATCTGCCCTTCATCCCTTCTGCTACTGATGGGAAGTGCTACCAGCtgggccag AGGCCAGCAGTGTGCCCAGCCAAGACGTGGTATTCCCTCGCACTGGAGACTCTCAGGGGCGTCTGCAGTGACATAGAAGATGCAGGCTATCAGGTTTTCGATCAAGAGACTTTAGCCTTCCTGACGGAGATGTACAGTGCTCCAATAGCTCGGGAGACCACCGCACCTATCTCCCCTGGGCAGTCACCACCCGCAGGTCAAGGTGGGATAGGAGGTCAGGGCCAAGTGTTCTCAGGTCAAGGGGCCATTGCAGGTCAGGGTCAGGTGTTCTCAGGTCAAGGGGCTATTGCGGGTCAAGGCACCACGACTCTTCTAGGACAAGGACAAGGCGGTGCTGGGTTCAGGGGTCAGAGTGCAGTGCCCGGGCAGCAGTTTAGAGGTCAGACTGGAGCCACTGGGCAGGGATTCACTACCAACCTGGGCCAGCCTGGAACCACCACTGGGCAAATGTTTACTGGTTCCAGCGGTGGTCAAGGGTTCAGAGGACAACCTGGAACCACAACAGGACAGACCTTCACTGGTTCCAGTGGTTCCAGTGGCCAAGGATTCATGGGCCAGCCTGGAACATCTACTGGACAAACATTTACCAGTTCCAGCGGCTCCAGTGGCCAGGGTGGTTCTACAGGTTCCAGTGGGCAGACATTCACTGGGCAGACGGGGGCGAGTGGGCAAgggttcaccaccaactttgggcAGGTTGGAAGCACAGGACAGGGCTTCAGGGGGCAGGATGGCACCACCACGCAGGGGCAGACTGGAGGCACCTTTCAAGGATTCCCTGGAAGCACTCAAGGATTCTCCCCGCAGTTCACTGGCCAAGGATTTACAGGACAAGGCTTTACAGGACAAGGCTTTACAGGGCAGACCTTCCCCGGGCAGACCTTCCCCGGGCAGACCTTCTCCGGGCAGACATTCCCAGGGCAAATGTTCACAGGGCAAGCTTTCCCAGGGCAGCAATTCGCAAGCCACCAGTTCGTAGGGCAAGGCACGTTTGGTCAGCGGGGAACCAACACCAGCCTACAATCACCTCGTGGGTTCACAGGGCAGGCTGGCACGACCCCTAGCCAGATGACGACCACCACCATAGGCCAGACTCCTTCAGTCACCTACGACCCCTCCAGAACgaccagcacctccaccacgaCCGTCCGAGGCCAGACGACCACCACGGTGTTCGGCCAGTCAGGCACGACCACGGCAGGGCCACCGGGGGCACCCAGGGGCGGCTCCCACAGGGGTCACCCGCCATACATCACTTCCAGAAGCAGGAACCAGCAGGCttcaccatcgccatcaccgcCATCGTCGACAGTCACGCAGTTACAGCCAGTCTCACAGCATGCCCCTGGAACCACAACTTTCCAGGGCTTCAGTCACCAGCATCCCATGGTTCACAGCCATTCCAGCTTCCACAACCCTCACATGGGCCACGCATCACCAGTACTAAGCCCACGAATGCCCATGGGACACCACATGATAAACCAACACGGGGCACTCATCCCGGGCCAGCCAATCTTCCTGAGTAACGAACAACAATCCCTAGAGATGTTTGGGGGTCCAGGAGCCATGAGGACTCAGCTGGGGCGGTCCATCAGCTCCCACCCTGGTTTCTCCGCCAATCCCATGACCCAGGGTGATCTGAGTGTGGTCATGGGGCAGCTGTTGGCTCAAAGGAGTGGGCTGTCCGGGGCCTCTGATCTCAGCTTTCTCCAGACACCGAGATCACATCCACACCATGGCTTCTTCAATGG AGTGAAAACTTTGATGGCTGGCGTACTGGAGACCCCCTCCTtccagcagcatcagcagcagcagcagcagcaacagcaggccCCCCAGCAGACCCAGACGCACCACAGGGGTAAACGCTCCCCGCTGCCCCACGCCACCCCCGGGAACGTGTTCGAAACGCGTCTGGTGGGATGCCGAGCAGGTGCCCAGAGAGATATTAATGCCAAGTGCCGGAATAC GATCCTTCCCTCGGAGCCCCCAGCCAAGAGGAGCCTCCGTGCAGTCCCTCCCGTGCCGCCCCGCCCTGGCTGCCCCTCA GGCCAGGCGTACGACCGGCGGAGGAGGTGCGCCCCTATCAACGACGCTGTCAACTCTATCAATGCCTTCAACCTTGGAAAGTGA
- the LOC135093439 gene encoding uncharacterized protein LOC135093439, translating into MKIVSLVGMILTIVALSNCATEVVTNNAEAVANLTELTSSILGSIDKQVMLEGGQVMVEIDKIVNFLEGKEEEGVKEDAKEAGVHNETVLSRNTRQASYVEIPILPSYVTGTDDVGDGCQRADVLVDDECHQVLTQGPCDDDELVLIDHYTRQGYCAPRLCPHDKVFVHDDQLCHDPLEYGLCPPGRQLFSNGFGTPVCGCPDGTYEEEDDLDEDVCEPLLGHNDCPPGQVFWFSDFRYPVGCRPDPCHGLNLKRNPDDLPYIPSIFDGKCYQIGTRPFFCKYDEFYSISYKQLKGVCTTLEDAGFTVLDSDTLTYLDATYGASSNTEGYRKTHKIHKPKLTPASTTLLKRPDVGEAVLHADEDEDDGPSRLSIGQPAGPSRSRHNPKDNEVDDDLTPLHTHLNAFSPSYIAVGGRTITFLNLLQESNRPHSRQRRAPLPFASPGNVIEPGLSACRAGAKRDGNAKCRDTILPGNYPPSRAKRSVPPVPPHPACPQGTFRDIMRKCSPTKSAVASSINALNLG; encoded by the exons ATGAAAATTGTGTCTCTCGTCGGTATGATCCTCACCATCGTCGCGCTCAGTAATTGCGCGACGGAGGTGGTGACCAACAATGCTGAA GCTGTAGCCAACCTGACCGAGCTGACCTCCTCCATCCTGGGCAGCATAGACAAGCAGGTCATGCTGGAGGGTGGTCAGGTCATGGTCGAGATAGATAAGATCGTGAACTTCCTCGAgggcaaagaggaggaaggagtaaaggaagatgCGAAGGAAGCTGGTGTTCATAACGAGACTGTCTTGAGTCGAAACACAAGGCAAGCCTCGTATGTGGAGATACCAATACTGCCGTCTTATGTAACAG gcaCTGACGATGTTGGTGACGGGTGTCAGAGGGCAGACGTGCTTGTGGATGATGAGTGTCACCAGGTGCTGACCCAGGGCCCCTGTGACGACGACGAGCTGGTGCTGATTGATCACTACACGAGGCag GGTTACTGCGCCCCACGTCTGTGTCCCCACGATAAGGTGTTTGTTCACGATGACCAGCTGTGTCATGACCCGCTAGAGTACGGCCTGTGTCCCC cGGGCCGCCAGCTCTTCTCCAACGGCTTCGGAACGCCCGTGTGTGGGTGCCCCGACGGGACttacgaggaagaggacgaccTTGACGAGGATGTGTGTGAGCCCCTGCTGGGTCACAATGACTGTCCGCCCGGCCAG GTATTCTGGTTCAGCGACTTCCGTTACCCTGTAGGATGCCGCCCCGATCCCTGCCACGGCCTCAACCTGAAGAGGAACCCTGATGACCTCCCCTACATCCCATCCATATTCGACGGGAAGTGTTACCAGATAGGAACG CGTCCCTTCTTCTGCAAATACGACGAGTTTTACTCTATCAGCTACAAGCAACTGAAGGGCGTGTGCACCACCCTGGAGGACGCCGGCTTCACCGTCCTGGACTCAGACACCCTCACCTACCTGGACGCTACCTACGGCGCCTCCTCCAACACGGAAGGCTACAGGAAGACACACAAAATTCATAAGCCAAAACTCACTCCCGCTAGTACGACCCTTCTTAAGCGCCCCGACGTGGGAGAGGCGGTGCTGCACGCtgacgaggacgaggatgaCGGTCCGAGTCGTCTCTCCATTGGTCAGCCCGCCGGGCCGAGTCGTTCCCGTCACAACCCGAAGGATAATGAGGTCGACGATGATCTCACGCCGCTACACACTCACCTCAATGCATTTTCTCCGTCCTATATTGCAGTAGGAGGCCGGACCATCACCTTCTTGAATCTGCTGCAGGA ATCAAACCGCCCACATAGTCGTCAGCGCAGGGCCCCTCTCCCCTTCGCCTCCCCCGGCAATGTGATCGAGCCTGGCCTCTCCGCTTGCAGGGCCGGTGCCAAACGTGACGGGAATGCCAAGTGCAGAGATAC gaTCTTGCCAGGAAACTACCCCCCCAGCAGGGCCAAACGCTCAGTGCCCCCCGTGCCCCCCCATCCTGCCTGTCCCCAG gGCACCTTCAGAGACATAATGCGGAAGTGCAGCCCCACCAAGAGTGCCGTCGCCTCCTCCATCAACGCCCTCAACCTCGGTTAG